From a single Sorghum bicolor cultivar BTx623 chromosome 5, Sorghum_bicolor_NCBIv3, whole genome shotgun sequence genomic region:
- the LOC8074397 gene encoding LOW QUALITY PROTEIN: jacalin-related lectin 9 (The sequence of the model RefSeq protein was modified relative to this genomic sequence to represent the inferred CDS: substituted 1 base at 1 genomic stop codon), with protein MATSTPCILQFSPSYAATQGNEFNFHGLYLHHTYKGPNANQVEIIARQQFGTLTVNNWVIRDGLSGSAKVIARAQGLHVNASDWHSSFSLVFEDEGFKGSTLQVMGVPVEGGEWAIVGGTGRFAMATGVIKKRVHERTGEGNIIELTIQGFCPLLKXSRSIVVATKIGAWGGNGGSAQDITEPPKRLESITISSGSVVDSIAFSYVDQAGQKHTAGPWGGPGGNPKTIELSDSEFVKEVSGTFGMYAKVVNVINSIKLVTNVKTYGPFGQENGSSFSVPVQGNSGVAGFFGRSGKFLDAIGVYVHPL; from the exons ATGGCCACCAGCACTCCTTGCATCCTCCAATTCTCCCCTTCCTATGCAGCCACACAGGGCAATGAGTTCAACTTCCATGGCCTGTACCTGCACCACACGTACAAGGGACCTAACGCCAACCAGGTGGAAATCATAGCAAGACAACAGTTTGGCACATTGACTGTTAACAACTGGGTTATTCGTGATGGGCTCTCAGGTTCCGCCAAAGTCATTGCGCGTGCCCAGGGCCTGCATGTCAATGCCAGTGACTGGCATAGCTCCTTCAGCCTAGTGTTCGAGGATGAAGG GTTTAAGGGATCCACACTTCAGGTGATGGGAGTACCAGTTGAGGGAGGGGAATGGGCTATCGTTGGTGGAACTGGACGCTTTGCTATGGCAACCGGTGTCATCAAGAAAAGGGTGCACGAAAGAACTGGGGAGGGGAACATTATAGAGCTTACGATCCAGGGATTCTGCCCACTGCTCAAGTGATCCAGG AGCATTGTTGTTGCCACAAAGATTGGCGCATGGGGTGGAAACGGAGGGTCTGCTCAAGACATCACAGAGCCACCAAAGCGCCTGGAGAGCATCACCATTAGCAGTGGTTCGGTTGTTGATTCCATTGCGTTTTCTTATGTTGATCAAGCTGGTCAGAAGCACACTGCAGGTCCATGGGGCGGTCCAGGTGGAAATCCGAAGACG ATCGAGCTCTCGGACTCTGAGTTCGTGAAAGAAGTTTCTGGAACTTTCGGCATGTATGCCAAAGTAGTCAATGTCATAAACTCAATTAAGCTAGTCACCAACGTGAAGACGTACGGTCCTTTCGGTCAGGAGAACGGGTCATCATTCAGTGTCCCCGTGCAGGGCAACAGTGGTGTCGCCGGCTTCTTCGGGCGTAGCGGCAAGTTCCTGGATGCTATTGGTGTCTATGTGCATCCGCTCTGA